The nucleotide sequence GAGCTGGACATCAGGACAAAAATGGTATTCTTTCTTATCTTAGAACAAAAGCGGAAGCGCCAAGGCCCGCTCCGATAGGCAGATAAGAATCCGTCAAAAAAGTCCGGGTTTGAATTTTTTGACGGATTTGTTCTGACAGAGGATCTAGGTGCTGTAGCTGGACGAGGATAAATTTGTGTTATCATTTCCTTAACATAAAAGATCAGCCTGGAAGAGTTTAATCTTTCAGGCTGTTTTTTACGTTGGAGCTCATGAGGAACCGCTTTTTAACCAATACTAGTCTGTAACGACTAAATGAGGTGACCGCCATGGATTTCCGTTTGCTGACAGTGGAAGACACTGAACAATACAGACGTTTGCGTCTGCAGGCACTGGAGGAGCTGCCCTTTCATTTTGCCTCTGCCTATGAACTTGAAAAGAAAAAATCAATTGAAGAGTTAATGGAGGAAATCATGCCATCCGCCTCTCAGTTCATTGCCGGAGCGTTTACAGGCAGGGAGCTGAGAGGCATAACCGCGTTCAAGCAGGAGCCTCTTCACAAAATGAAACACAGAGGACAGATCCTGAGCATGTACATATCCCCTCCTGCCAGAGGAAACGGCGCGGGAAAAAGCCTGCTTACGTATCTTTTGGACCGGATCAGAGAAAATCCTGCTATCGAAAAAGCAGACCTTGCAGTGGGAGCTGAAAACAAAGGGGCCATCGCCTTGTACCGGTCTCTCGGTTTTGTCCAGTACGGAGAGTATGCGAATGCTTTAAAAGTAGATGGAGAATACGTAGATGAGCTTTATATGACACTCGCGTTAAAAACAGAAAAAACCCGCTGAAAGCAGCGGATTTTTTTATGTAAAATTATTATTGATATACTCTAATTTTCACTGTTTTTCTTCCCCAGTTAACAGCACTGCTCTGACTGGCGATGAATACATCGATTTTATTTCCGTCAATCGCGCCTCCGATATCAGCGGCGATTGCTTTTCCGTAGCCTTCAACTTCGACTGTCGAGCCGATAGGTATCACATTAGGGTCAACTGCGATTACTTTAGCCTCCGGATATTTGTTCAGGTCCACGCCCATCTTAGTGACGCCTGAGCAGCCTTCACACGATGCAGTATATGCTGTACTTGTAACTGAGAGTTCCTTTACTGTTCCGGAAACACCGCTTGATCTCTGTTTCAGTTTTGCAAAAGTTTGCATTCCTGCGATTCCATCGCTTGCAAGTCCGTATTTCTGCTGGAAGCTTGCCACTGCATTTTTGGTTCCGTTTCCATACATGCCGTCAACGATACCGGAGTATAAT is from Bacillus sp. FSL H8-0547 and encodes:
- a CDS encoding GNAT family N-acetyltransferase → MDFRLLTVEDTEQYRRLRLQALEELPFHFASAYELEKKKSIEELMEEIMPSASQFIAGAFTGRELRGITAFKQEPLHKMKHRGQILSMYISPPARGNGAGKSLLTYLLDRIRENPAIEKADLAVGAENKGAIALYRSLGFVQYGEYANALKVDGEYVDELYMTLALKTEKTR
- a CDS encoding peptidoglycan-binding protein, translating into MRKKLMGLIGASVLGVSVMFPLSGEAALGDRTLSEGMSHSDVKELQEHLLSKSVYPYFEETGYYGPITREAVKDFQEKSRIKVDGIAGPQTLQKIKVLRYGDMGKPVTDLQLLLKEWGLYSGIVDGMYGNGTKNAVASFQQKYGLASDGIAGMQTFAKLKQRSSGVSGTVKELSVTSTAYTASCEGCSGVTKMGVDLNKYPEAKVIAVDPNVIPIGSTVEVEGYGKAIAADIGGAIDGNKIDVFIASQSSAVNWGRKTVKIRVYQ